A DNA window from Kitasatospora atroaurantiaca contains the following coding sequences:
- a CDS encoding nucleotide pyrophosphohydrolase codes for MSDQETGPVGNPLDELQQRLTEFAAARSWQPFHTPKNLAAALSVEAGELLEIFQWLTPEQAAEVMTDPDSAHRVRDEVADVLAYLLQFCTAVGVDPAAALAAKIERNEVRFPVPGRLPVSGEDSRGDADSR; via the coding sequence GTGAGTGATCAGGAGACCGGCCCGGTGGGCAACCCCTTGGACGAGCTGCAGCAGCGGCTGACGGAGTTCGCGGCGGCCCGGAGCTGGCAGCCGTTCCACACCCCGAAGAACCTGGCGGCCGCGCTGAGTGTGGAGGCAGGTGAGCTGCTCGAGATCTTCCAGTGGCTCACGCCCGAGCAGGCGGCCGAGGTGATGACCGATCCGGACAGTGCGCACCGGGTGCGGGACGAGGTCGCCGATGTGCTGGCCTACCTGCTGCAGTTCTGCACGGCGGTCGGGGTGGACCCGGCGGCCGCGCTGGCGGCGAAGATCGAGCGGAACGAGGTCCGCTTCCCGGTGCCGGGCAGGCTCCCGGTGTCGGGCGAGGACAGTCGCGGGGACGCCGACAGCAGGTGA
- a CDS encoding AAA family ATPase, with the protein MTSEASSSLRPGGPSSSAVRPALRPTVEELRLTSFKSYRRTTLPLAPLTVLHGPSGVGKSNALDALAVLSRLALGEPIGPSLDGLGGTAGPLALPVRGGLLGCVPHGRNAIILGCTVRSCAGPIRLELVVRTDGPVRVAREWLTCDGQTLVETGEQDVAHGKVNVTWHNDTRQGDIRAPFPSDSLITAQIPLRVAGSSPGERQVLAAGEQLLTALREVFPLHPVPALMRGWTRPDPDARLLGSAANISAVLARVKSDCTRRYGRLLKAVQAAAPHPLLGLDVARRGPEAQEKLLAVFDEGVLGRTGADQASDGMLRLLAFAAVLLTGAGVLDVDPAGEVPSAHRQLTVLAEDLGAGLGAEQVASLLRVAREVCEKEDIRLLAALQDPAAAREAGGAELVECRRDPASGHSVLLPESPRVPPQSLRRDGVDAVDLGA; encoded by the coding sequence GTGACCAGCGAAGCCTCCTCCAGCCTTCGGCCGGGGGGACCCTCATCGTCCGCCGTCCGCCCCGCCCTTCGCCCCACCGTCGAGGAGCTCCGGCTCACCTCCTTCAAGTCCTACCGCCGGACCACCCTCCCGCTCGCCCCGCTGACCGTCCTGCACGGGCCGTCGGGCGTCGGCAAGTCGAACGCGCTGGACGCGCTGGCCGTACTCTCCCGCCTCGCCCTCGGCGAGCCGATCGGTCCGTCGCTGGACGGCCTCGGCGGCACGGCCGGGCCGCTGGCCCTGCCGGTCCGCGGCGGGCTGCTGGGCTGTGTGCCGCACGGCCGTAACGCGATCATCCTGGGCTGTACGGTGCGTTCCTGCGCCGGTCCGATCCGGCTCGAACTGGTGGTCCGCACCGACGGCCCGGTACGGGTCGCCCGGGAGTGGCTGACCTGCGACGGGCAGACCCTGGTCGAGACCGGCGAGCAGGACGTCGCGCACGGGAAGGTCAACGTCACCTGGCACAACGACACCCGGCAGGGGGACATCCGGGCGCCGTTCCCCAGCGACAGTCTGATCACCGCGCAGATCCCGCTCCGGGTTGCCGGCTCCTCGCCCGGCGAGCGCCAGGTGCTCGCCGCCGGCGAGCAGCTGCTCACCGCCCTGCGCGAGGTCTTCCCCCTCCACCCGGTACCCGCGCTGATGCGCGGCTGGACGCGGCCGGACCCGGACGCCCGGCTGCTCGGCTCGGCCGCCAACATCTCCGCCGTGCTGGCCAGGGTGAAGAGCGACTGCACCCGCCGCTACGGCCGGCTGCTGAAGGCCGTCCAGGCGGCCGCGCCCCACCCGCTGCTCGGCCTGGACGTGGCCCGGCGCGGCCCCGAGGCGCAGGAGAAGCTGCTCGCGGTCTTCGACGAGGGGGTGCTCGGCCGGACGGGCGCGGACCAGGCCTCGGACGGCATGCTGCGGCTGCTGGCCTTCGCCGCCGTGCTGCTCACCGGGGCCGGGGTGCTGGACGTCGACCCGGCGGGCGAGGTGCCCTCGGCGCACCGGCAGCTGACGGTGCTGGCGGAGGACCTGGGGGCCGGCCTGGGCGCGGAGCAGGTCGCCTCGCTGTTGCGTGTGGCGCGCGAGGTGTGCGAGAAGGAGGACATCCGGCTGCTGGCCGCCCTGCAGGACCCGGCGGCGGCCCGCGAGGCGGGCGGGGCGGAGCTGGTCGAGTGCCGGCGGGACCCGGCCTCCGGGCACAGTGTGCTGCTGCCCGAGTCACCACGGGTGCCACCGCAGTCCCTACGCCGGGACGGCGTGGATGCGGTAGACCTGGGTGCGTGA
- a CDS encoding putative RNA methyltransferase, with amino-acid sequence MLQDIERYLACPHCAQQLTLEGRTLRCAAGHSFDLAKQGYVSLLAGDAHTGTGDTADMVAARSGFLAAGHYLPIADALAAAADGAAGLVADLGAGTGYYLAHVLQRAGSAGAALDISKYALRRAAKAHPRIGAVVCDAWRPLPLRDGCADLVLNVFAPRNGPEIRRVLSPGGRLLLVSPTSRHLRELVAELGLLSVDEDKERRIEEKLSPWLTRVDRVEVEFRLSLSRADAAAVVAMGPNAWHTDGGRLAAALAELPEPVEVTGSVQVATYR; translated from the coding sequence TTGCTGCAGGACATCGAGCGCTATCTGGCCTGCCCGCACTGCGCACAGCAGCTGACCCTCGAAGGCCGCACCCTGCGCTGCGCCGCAGGCCACAGCTTCGACCTCGCCAAGCAGGGTTACGTGAGCCTGCTCGCCGGTGACGCGCACACGGGCACCGGCGACACCGCCGACATGGTCGCCGCCCGCAGCGGCTTCCTGGCCGCCGGCCACTACCTGCCGATCGCGGACGCGCTCGCGGCGGCGGCGGACGGTGCTGCGGGCCTGGTCGCCGACCTGGGGGCGGGCACCGGCTACTACCTCGCGCACGTCCTGCAGCGGGCCGGGAGCGCGGGCGCGGCACTCGACATCTCCAAGTACGCGCTGCGCCGGGCCGCCAAGGCGCACCCCCGGATCGGCGCCGTGGTCTGCGACGCCTGGCGCCCGCTCCCGCTCAGGGACGGCTGCGCGGACCTGGTGCTCAACGTCTTCGCCCCGCGCAACGGCCCGGAGATCCGCCGGGTGCTGAGCCCCGGCGGCCGGCTGCTGCTGGTCTCGCCGACCTCCCGTCATCTCCGGGAACTGGTGGCGGAGTTGGGTCTGCTGTCGGTGGACGAGGACAAGGAACGGCGGATCGAGGAGAAGCTCAGCCCCTGGCTCACCAGGGTCGACCGGGTGGAGGTCGAGTTCCGGCTGAGCCTCTCCCGGGCCGATGCGGCGGCGGTCGTCGCGATGGGCCCCAACGCCTGGCACACCGACGGCGGCCGGCTCGCCGCGGCCCTCGCCGAGCTGCCCGAACCCGTCGAGGTCACCGGGTCGGTACAGGTGGCGACGTACCGCTGA
- a CDS encoding fic family toxin-antitoxin system, toxin component, with the protein MKLEVDLSWLLMTAEQYTPGDPQVTDYGSLLAAVARHQAEIFDIAVYPEPQDRAAALMHQLIRVPALERTNELFATAVAYSYLVASGCTVATTAREVRSLARAIREGKLGVSGVSERLAGWVVEDPEDEEVSGEDEGEDGDSD; encoded by the coding sequence TTGAAACTTGAGGTCGACCTCTCCTGGCTGCTCATGACAGCCGAGCAGTACACCCCGGGCGATCCCCAGGTCACCGACTACGGGTCGCTGCTCGCGGCGGTCGCCCGGCACCAGGCCGAAATCTTCGACATCGCCGTCTACCCGGAGCCGCAGGACCGTGCGGCGGCCCTGATGCACCAGCTGATCCGCGTCCCGGCCCTGGAGCGGACCAACGAACTGTTCGCCACCGCCGTCGCCTACTCCTACCTGGTGGCCAGCGGCTGTACGGTCGCCACCACCGCGCGCGAGGTGCGCAGCCTCGCCCGGGCGATCCGGGAGGGCAAGCTCGGCGTGAGCGGAGTGTCCGAGCGCCTGGCCGGCTGGGTCGTGGAGGACCCCGAGGACGAGGAGGTCAGCGGCGAGGACGAGGGGGAGGACGGCGACTCGGACTGA
- a CDS encoding toxin-antitoxin system HicB family antitoxin encodes MAKKQLNVRVDATTAEMARERAEQQGISMNQYIERLVQQDMGEAGRLFVDTAAQFMKEYETAFLAEFAEHGPNDLQDVRR; translated from the coding sequence ATGGCAAAGAAGCAGCTGAACGTCCGGGTGGATGCCACGACCGCCGAGATGGCCCGTGAGCGGGCCGAGCAGCAGGGGATCAGCATGAATCAGTACATCGAACGGCTGGTGCAACAGGACATGGGCGAGGCCGGGCGGCTCTTCGTCGACACCGCCGCCCAGTTCATGAAGGAGTACGAGACGGCCTTCCTGGCCGAGTTCGCCGAGCACGGCCCCAACGACCTGCAGGACGTGCGCCGTTGA
- a CDS encoding class I SAM-dependent RNA methyltransferase → MAKAVKAPAAPRVPAGDPLVGERYEVEVGAVAHGGGHCVARHEGRVLFVRHALPGERVIAQVTEGTTKSRFLRADAVEILEAAKDRIAPPCPFAGPGRCGGCDWQHVTPGGQRKLKVAVLTEQLAKLAGLTPAEAGWDGSVEPVGGKLPAGEVPAWRSRVQYAVDPASGKVGLRKHRSHEIQPIDRCLIAAEGVTELGIEARDWPGITSIDAVAATGSSDRQIILTPAPGAQLPLVELDKPVSISRIDEHDNFHRVHGRTFVREVAAGRTWRVSNGGFWQIHPEAPDTLVDAVLDGLDPQWGENALDLYCGVGLFAGALADRVGEDGAVLGIESSKQAVVDARHNLAALDNVRIEHDKVESLLPRTGITSTDLIVLDPPRAGAGRETVAHLAGLEARRIAYVACDPAALARDLAFFREGGYRPVSLRAFDLFPMTHHFECVAILEPIAE, encoded by the coding sequence GTGGCGAAGGCGGTCAAGGCTCCGGCCGCGCCGCGCGTCCCGGCCGGCGACCCGCTGGTCGGCGAGCGCTACGAGGTCGAGGTCGGCGCGGTCGCGCACGGCGGCGGGCACTGCGTGGCCAGGCACGAGGGCCGGGTGCTGTTCGTCCGGCACGCGCTGCCCGGCGAGCGGGTGATCGCCCAGGTCACCGAGGGCACCACCAAGTCCCGCTTCCTTCGTGCGGACGCGGTGGAGATCCTGGAGGCCGCCAAGGACCGCATCGCGCCGCCGTGCCCGTTCGCGGGCCCCGGCAGGTGCGGTGGCTGCGACTGGCAGCACGTCACCCCGGGCGGCCAGCGCAAGCTCAAGGTCGCGGTGCTCACCGAGCAGCTCGCCAAGCTGGCCGGGCTGACCCCGGCCGAGGCGGGCTGGGACGGCAGCGTCGAGCCGGTCGGCGGCAAGCTCCCGGCGGGCGAGGTCCCGGCCTGGCGCAGCCGGGTCCAGTACGCGGTGGACCCGGCCTCGGGCAAGGTCGGTCTTCGCAAGCACCGCTCGCACGAGATCCAGCCGATCGACCGCTGCCTGATCGCCGCCGAGGGCGTCACCGAGCTGGGCATCGAGGCGCGGGACTGGCCCGGTATCACCTCGATCGACGCGGTCGCCGCCACCGGTTCGTCGGACCGTCAGATCATCCTGACGCCCGCGCCGGGCGCCCAGCTGCCGCTGGTCGAGCTGGACAAGCCCGTCTCGATCTCCCGGATCGACGAGCACGACAACTTCCACCGGGTGCACGGCCGCACCTTCGTCCGCGAGGTCGCGGCGGGCCGCACCTGGCGGGTCAGCAACGGCGGCTTCTGGCAGATCCACCCCGAGGCCCCGGACACCCTGGTCGACGCCGTCCTGGACGGCCTCGACCCGCAGTGGGGCGAGAACGCCCTCGACCTGTACTGCGGCGTCGGCCTCTTCGCGGGCGCGCTGGCCGACCGGGTGGGCGAGGACGGCGCGGTGCTCGGCATCGAGTCCAGCAAGCAGGCCGTCGTCGACGCCCGGCACAACCTGGCCGCCCTGGACAACGTCCGGATCGAGCACGACAAGGTCGAGAGCCTCCTCCCGCGCACCGGGATCACCTCGACCGACCTGATCGTCCTCGACCCGCCGCGTGCGGGTGCCGGCCGCGAGACCGTCGCGCACCTGGCGGGCCTGGAGGCTCGGCGCATCGCGTACGTCGCCTGCGACCCGGCGGCCCTCGCCCGCGACCTGGCCTTCTTCCGCGAGGGCGGCTACCGGCCGGTCTCGCTGCGGGCCTTCGACCTCTTCCCGATGACCCACCACTTCGAGTGCGTGGCCATCCTGGAGCCCATCGCGGAGTGA
- a CDS encoding APC family permease, whose protein sequence is MPADLPKRILIGRALRSDKLGETLLPKRIALPVFASDALSSVAYAPEEILLTLSLAGASAIHFSWQIGVVVAIVMLAVVASYRQNVHAYPSGGGDYEVATVNHGSNSGLVVASALLVDYILTVAVSTTSGVANVVSAVPALRGHELGISVLLVIVLMGMNLRGVRESGTAFAVPTYAFMAGVMGMVLYGLVRHFVFGSDMPAESSGFHLAATPGNESLAGFALVFLLLKAFSSGCAALTGVEAISNGVPAFRKPKSKNAATTLLMMASIAVVMFMGIIYLAHLTGAQMAEDPATQLGGAPADYHQKTALAQISEAVFSNFTPGFYFIAAVTGLILVLAANTAFNGFPVLGSILAQDRYLPRQLHTRGDRLAFSNGIILLAAAAILFIVAFDADPNRLIQLYIVGVFVSFNMSQSGMIRHWTRLLRTETDAKKRAHMQRSRAINTFGLVMTSAVLIVVLATKISHAWIAIATMIVLFVMMKAIRRHYDRVSRELVAAEEPDDVVLPTRVHGIVLVSKLHKPALRALAYARLARSHTLEAVTVNVDPSDTAALRQEWDERGIEVPLKVLDSPYREITGPVLDYVKNLRRSSPRDVVSVYIPEYVVGHWYEHLLHNQSALRLKGRLLFKPGVMVTSVPWQLESSERRKPQKAWSAPGAVRRGEPRPERVKSGNSGTDLTDASKDASS, encoded by the coding sequence ATGCCTGCTGACCTACCGAAACGCATCCTGATCGGACGCGCGCTGCGCAGCGACAAGCTGGGGGAGACGCTGCTCCCCAAGCGGATCGCGCTGCCCGTCTTCGCCTCGGACGCGCTGTCCTCGGTCGCCTACGCCCCCGAGGAGATCCTCCTCACGCTCTCTCTGGCCGGGGCCTCGGCGATCCACTTCTCCTGGCAGATCGGCGTCGTCGTCGCCATCGTGATGCTCGCGGTGGTCGCCTCGTACCGGCAGAACGTGCACGCCTACCCCAGCGGCGGCGGCGACTACGAGGTCGCGACCGTCAACCACGGGTCGAACTCCGGCCTGGTGGTGGCCAGCGCCCTGCTGGTCGACTACATCCTCACGGTGGCCGTGTCCACCACCTCCGGCGTGGCCAACGTGGTGTCCGCCGTCCCCGCGCTGCGCGGCCACGAGTTGGGCATATCCGTCCTCCTGGTGATCGTGCTGATGGGCATGAACCTGCGCGGCGTACGGGAGTCGGGCACCGCCTTCGCCGTCCCGACGTACGCCTTCATGGCGGGCGTGATGGGCATGGTGCTGTACGGCCTGGTCCGGCACTTCGTCTTCGGGTCGGACATGCCGGCGGAGAGCTCCGGCTTCCACCTGGCGGCGACGCCCGGCAACGAGTCGCTGGCCGGGTTCGCGCTGGTCTTCCTGCTGCTCAAGGCGTTCTCCTCGGGCTGTGCCGCGCTGACCGGTGTCGAGGCGATCAGCAACGGTGTGCCCGCCTTCCGCAAGCCCAAGAGCAAGAACGCCGCGACCACGCTGCTGATGATGGCGAGCATCGCCGTGGTGATGTTCATGGGCATCATCTATCTCGCCCATCTGACCGGCGCCCAGATGGCCGAGGACCCCGCCACGCAGCTCGGTGGCGCCCCGGCCGACTACCACCAGAAGACCGCGCTGGCGCAGATCAGCGAGGCAGTGTTCTCCAACTTCACGCCGGGCTTCTACTTCATCGCCGCCGTCACCGGCCTGATCCTGGTGCTGGCCGCCAACACCGCCTTCAACGGCTTCCCGGTGCTCGGCTCGATCCTCGCCCAGGACCGCTACCTGCCGCGCCAGCTGCACACCCGTGGCGACCGGCTGGCCTTCTCCAACGGCATCATCCTGCTGGCCGCCGCCGCGATCCTGTTCATCGTGGCCTTCGACGCCGATCCGAACCGGCTGATCCAGCTCTACATCGTCGGCGTCTTCGTCTCGTTCAACATGAGCCAGTCCGGCATGATCCGGCACTGGACGCGGTTGCTGCGCACCGAGACGGACGCGAAGAAGCGCGCCCACATGCAGCGCAGCCGGGCGATCAACACCTTCGGCCTGGTGATGACCTCGGCGGTGCTGATCGTGGTGCTGGCCACCAAGATCAGCCACGCCTGGATCGCGATCGCCACCATGATCGTGCTGTTCGTGATGATGAAGGCGATCCGCCGCCACTACGACCGGGTCTCCCGGGAGCTGGTCGCCGCCGAGGAGCCGGACGACGTGGTGCTGCCCACCCGCGTCCACGGCATCGTGCTGGTGTCCAAGCTGCACAAGCCCGCCCTGCGCGCGCTCGCGTACGCCCGGCTCGCGCGCTCGCACACGCTGGAGGCCGTCACCGTCAACGTGGACCCCTCCGACACGGCTGCGCTGCGGCAGGAGTGGGACGAGCGGGGCATCGAGGTCCCGCTCAAGGTGCTGGACTCGCCCTACCGTGAGATCACCGGCCCGGTTCTCGACTACGTCAAGAATCTGCGCCGCAGCAGCCCGCGCGACGTGGTCAGCGTCTACATCCCCGAGTACGTGGTCGGCCACTGGTACGAGCACCTGCTGCACAACCAGAGCGCCCTGCGGCTCAAGGGGCGGCTGCTGTTCAAGCCCGGAGTGATGGTGACCTCCGTACCCTGGCAGCTGGAGTCCTCCGAGCGGCGCAAGCCGCAGAAGGCGTGGTCCGCCCCCGGCGCCGTCCGGCGCGGCGAGCCCAGGCCGGAGCGCGTAAAGTCGGGGAATTCCGGCACCGATCTCACCGACGCCAGCAAGGACGCCTCTTCGTGA
- a CDS encoding potassium channel family protein, whose translation MHIVIMGCGRVGSALARALEKQGHSVAVVDQDPTAFRRLGAGFNGRRVTGVGFDQDTLREAGIEEAGAFAAVSSGDNSNIIAARVARENFGVENVAARIYDPRRAEVYQRLGIPTVATVRWTADQMLRRLLPSGGEPLWSDPSGTIQLAEVAYAPSWIGHKLSAMEEASGARVAFVTRLGEGVLPTPQMVVQEGDLVHVTLRRADLAAVEAAFMQGPQEGEH comes from the coding sequence GTGCACATCGTCATCATGGGCTGCGGACGCGTGGGTTCCGCCCTCGCGAGAGCGCTCGAGAAACAGGGTCACTCGGTGGCCGTCGTCGACCAGGACCCGACGGCCTTCCGCCGGCTCGGCGCCGGGTTCAACGGACGCCGGGTCACCGGTGTCGGCTTCGACCAGGACACCCTGCGGGAGGCCGGCATCGAGGAGGCCGGTGCCTTCGCTGCGGTCTCCAGCGGTGACAACTCGAACATCATCGCCGCGCGGGTGGCCCGGGAGAACTTCGGCGTGGAGAACGTCGCGGCCCGGATCTACGACCCCCGGCGTGCCGAGGTCTACCAGCGCCTGGGCATCCCGACCGTCGCCACCGTCCGCTGGACGGCCGACCAGATGCTGCGCCGGCTGCTGCCGAGCGGGGGCGAGCCGCTCTGGTCGGACCCGAGCGGCACCATCCAGCTGGCCGAGGTGGCCTACGCCCCGTCCTGGATCGGGCACAAGCTGAGCGCGATGGAGGAGGCCTCCGGCGCCCGGGTCGCGTTCGTCACCCGGCTGGGCGAGGGTGTCCTGCCGACCCCGCAGATGGTGGTGCAGGAAGGCGATCTGGTGCATGTGACGCTGCGCCGGGCGGACCTGGCGGCCGTAGAGGCCGCGTTCATGCAGGGTCCGCAGGAGGGTGAGCACTGA
- a CDS encoding potassium channel family protein, protein MRVAIAGAGAVGRSIAGELLENGHEVLLIDKNPSSISVERVPTAEWLLADACEITSLDEAALHRCHVVIAATGDDKVNLVVSLLAKTEYGVPRVVARVNNPKNEWLFNESWGVDVAVSTPRLMSALVEEAVSVGDLVRLMRFSQGNANLVELTLAADAELVGTRVGDVTWPVDTALVTIIREGRVLVPGKDDTLEGGDELLFVAAQEREEELESLLSADAGAQ, encoded by the coding sequence ATGCGTGTCGCAATTGCCGGAGCCGGTGCCGTCGGCCGCTCGATCGCGGGCGAGCTGCTGGAGAACGGCCACGAGGTCCTGCTCATCGACAAGAACCCGAGCTCCATCTCGGTGGAGCGGGTGCCGACGGCGGAGTGGCTGCTGGCCGACGCCTGTGAGATCACCTCGCTGGACGAGGCCGCGCTGCACCGCTGCCATGTGGTGATCGCCGCAACCGGTGACGACAAGGTCAACCTGGTCGTCTCGCTGCTGGCGAAGACCGAGTACGGCGTGCCGCGGGTGGTCGCCCGGGTGAACAACCCGAAGAACGAGTGGCTCTTCAACGAGTCCTGGGGCGTCGACGTCGCGGTCTCCACGCCGCGCCTGATGTCGGCGCTGGTCGAGGAGGCCGTCAGCGTCGGCGACCTGGTCCGGCTGATGCGCTTCAGCCAGGGCAACGCCAACCTGGTCGAGCTCACGCTCGCGGCCGACGCCGAGCTGGTCGGCACCCGGGTCGGGGACGTGACCTGGCCGGTGGACACCGCGCTGGTGACGATCATCCGCGAGGGCCGGGTGCTGGTACCCGGCAAGGACGACACCCTGGAGGGCGGCGACGAGCTGCTCTTCGTGGCCGCGCAGGAGCGCGAGGAGGAGCTGGAGAGCCTGCTGTCCGCGGACGCCGGCGCCCAGTAG
- a CDS encoding DUF3159 domain-containing protein produces the protein MTNLPGGEPAAQLDLAQRDPDHRAEPAESAEAAAAREAAASKEAADTVMKAFGGVRGMIDMTLPGLVFIITFNLTHQVAHAAWAALGLSGLFVVVRLLRRETIQHAFSGVFGVALGAWISMKTGKAENFYLPGLLWNVGYCLGLAVSALVRWPLIGVMLGPITGEMFTWRKQNPGRLAAYTKATWAWVVIMGIKPMILFPLYLAGNVNLLGWLKVALGIPPMLLAMYVTWQILLKAPPPIKAELDEDGS, from the coding sequence GTGACCAACCTGCCCGGCGGCGAGCCCGCCGCCCAGCTCGACCTGGCCCAGCGCGATCCGGATCACCGGGCCGAGCCCGCGGAGTCGGCCGAGGCCGCCGCCGCCCGGGAGGCCGCTGCCTCGAAGGAGGCGGCGGACACGGTCATGAAGGCCTTCGGCGGTGTCCGCGGCATGATCGACATGACGCTGCCCGGCCTGGTCTTCATCATCACCTTCAACCTCACCCACCAGGTCGCCCACGCGGCCTGGGCCGCGCTCGGACTCAGCGGCCTGTTCGTGGTGGTCCGGCTGCTGAGGCGGGAGACCATCCAGCACGCCTTCAGCGGCGTCTTCGGGGTCGCCCTCGGCGCCTGGATCTCGATGAAGACCGGCAAGGCCGAGAACTTCTACCTTCCCGGCCTGCTCTGGAACGTCGGCTACTGCCTCGGCCTGGCCGTCTCCGCCCTGGTCCGCTGGCCGCTGATCGGCGTGATGCTCGGCCCGATCACCGGCGAGATGTTCACCTGGCGCAAGCAGAACCCCGGCCGCCTGGCCGCGTACACCAAGGCCACCTGGGCCTGGGTGGTGATCATGGGCATCAAGCCGATGATCCTCTTCCCGCTGTACCTCGCCGGCAACGTCAACCTGCTGGGCTGGCTCAAGGTCGCGCTCGGCATCCCGCCGATGCTGCTCGCGATGTACGTCACCTGGCAGATCCTGCTCAAGGCCCCGCCGCCGATCAAGGCCGAGCTCGACGAGGACGGCAGCTGA
- a CDS encoding OB-fold nucleic acid binding domain-containing protein, with the protein MSGDNSSDQPQGRFRRMLSRLTSSSEELEAEELRQDTAESGCTPIASCGDREVVTVAGTLRTVTLRPRAGVPALEAELFDGSDALDVVWLGRRSIVGIEPGRRLIATGRISHARGRRVLFNPRYELRPAGHGSE; encoded by the coding sequence ATGAGTGGTGACAACAGCAGCGACCAGCCGCAGGGCCGCTTCCGACGCATGCTCAGCCGTCTGACCTCCTCCTCCGAGGAGCTCGAGGCCGAGGAACTGCGCCAGGACACCGCGGAGTCGGGCTGCACTCCGATAGCCAGTTGCGGCGACCGCGAGGTGGTCACCGTCGCAGGCACCCTGCGCACCGTTACCCTCCGCCCCCGGGCCGGCGTGCCGGCTCTGGAGGCAGAACTCTTCGACGGCAGTGACGCGCTGGACGTGGTCTGGCTCGGCCGCCGTTCGATCGTCGGCATAGAGCCGGGCCGCCGGCTCATCGCCACCGGCAGGATCAGCCATGCACGCGGGCGCCGCGTGCTGTTCAACCCCCGCTACGAACTGCGTCCGGCCGGACACGGGAGCGAGTGA
- a CDS encoding response regulator produces MTRVLVVDDEPQIVRALVINLKARKYEVDAAHDGASALELAAARHPDVVVLDLGLPDMDGVEVIKGLRGWTRVPIIVLSARHASDEKVEALDAGADDYVTKPFGMDELLARMRAAVRRAEPVAGEDDSVVATESFTVDLAAKKVNRGGTDVRLTPTEWHLLEVLVRNAGRLVSQTQLLQEVWGPAYRTETNYLRVYLAQLRRKLEVDPSHPRHFITEPGMGYRFEA; encoded by the coding sequence ATGACCCGGGTCCTCGTCGTGGACGACGAACCGCAGATCGTTCGCGCCCTGGTGATCAACCTCAAGGCCCGGAAGTACGAGGTCGACGCGGCCCATGACGGCGCGAGCGCCCTGGAGCTGGCCGCCGCCCGCCACCCCGACGTGGTCGTCCTCGACCTCGGCCTGCCCGACATGGACGGCGTCGAGGTGATCAAGGGCCTGCGCGGCTGGACGAGGGTCCCGATCATCGTGCTGTCCGCCCGGCACGCCTCGGACGAGAAGGTCGAGGCCCTGGACGCCGGCGCGGACGACTACGTCACCAAGCCCTTCGGCATGGACGAGCTGCTGGCCCGGATGCGGGCCGCCGTCCGCCGGGCCGAGCCGGTGGCCGGGGAGGACGACTCGGTGGTGGCCACCGAGAGCTTCACCGTCGACCTGGCCGCCAAGAAGGTCAACCGCGGCGGCACCGACGTCCGCCTCACCCCGACCGAGTGGCACCTGCTGGAGGTGCTGGTCCGCAACGCGGGCCGGCTGGTCAGCCAGACCCAGCTCCTGCAGGAGGTCTGGGGCCCCGCCTACCGCACCGAGACCAACTACCTGCGGGTTTATCTCGCCCAGCTGCGCCGCAAGCTGGAGGTCGACCCCTCGCACCCCCGCCACTTCATCACCGAGCCGGGCATGGGGTACCGCTTCGAGGCGTGA